One window of Candidatus Nitrospira kreftii genomic DNA carries:
- a CDS encoding hypothetical protein (conserved protein of unknown function), whose product MLRSQLLPSKLVGLSLTVLLMGTLVACGGPPKWVQHGSGAFNEKDSKAFYGVGAVSGVRNAPLAWDTAENRGRAEIAKTFETYTGYLMRDYAASTTAGDFTRNTEEQNVERAIKTITTTTLSGVRKMDQYLDPKTNTYYVLTKLSLEDMKSNLEQAKELNSQVRDFVRKNADRLFERLEKEEEKRGIQ is encoded by the coding sequence ATGCTCAGATCACAACTGCTTCCCTCAAAGCTGGTCGGCCTCAGTCTTACGGTCCTGCTGATGGGGACACTTGTGGCTTGTGGCGGTCCCCCGAAATGGGTCCAGCATGGATCCGGCGCCTTTAATGAAAAAGACAGCAAAGCTTTTTATGGAGTGGGAGCGGTATCCGGAGTACGCAATGCCCCGCTCGCATGGGATACGGCAGAGAATCGCGGTAGAGCAGAAATTGCCAAGACATTCGAAACCTATACCGGATACTTGATGAGAGATTATGCCGCCTCAACAACGGCAGGCGATTTTACTCGGAATACCGAAGAGCAAAATGTCGAGAGAGCCATTAAGACCATCACGACCACGACGTTGAGTGGAGTTCGGAAAATGGACCAGTATCTAGATCCAAAGACTAACACATATTATGTCTTGACCAAGTTGAGTTTGGAAGATATGAAGAGCAATCTGGAACAGGCCAAAGAACTCAACAGCCAAGTTCGGGACTTCGTGCGGAAAAACGCGGATCGCTTGTTTGAGAGGCTGGAGAAAGAAGAAGAAAAGCGAGGCATCCAGTGA
- a CDS encoding Penicillin-binding protein activator LpoB has protein sequence MIQRPNSSLLVMMTTVLALSGCGHETKVTRVDTGVITDLSGRWNDTDSRMVAEAMVKDALQYPWLGNFEKLTKRQPVVVVGTVVNSSHEHISVQTFITDLERELTNSQKVTFVAGKGERDEVRTERKEQAIYASEETQKAPGKETGADFMMKGTIATILDEADGTKAVFYQVDLQMIDLESNAKVWYGQKKIKKVVEKKRTVF, from the coding sequence GTGATTCAACGGCCCAATTCTTCTCTTCTGGTCATGATGACTACTGTCCTTGCATTGTCTGGCTGTGGACACGAAACAAAAGTGACTCGGGTCGACACGGGGGTCATCACTGATTTGAGCGGGAGATGGAATGATACGGATTCCCGGATGGTAGCGGAAGCCATGGTCAAAGATGCCCTTCAATACCCTTGGCTCGGGAATTTTGAAAAGTTGACGAAACGTCAACCCGTCGTTGTTGTAGGAACTGTCGTGAATAGTAGTCACGAACATATCAGCGTACAGACCTTTATCACGGATTTGGAACGAGAACTTACCAATTCTCAGAAAGTCACGTTTGTGGCCGGCAAAGGCGAGCGCGACGAGGTTCGAACCGAACGAAAAGAGCAGGCGATCTACGCGAGTGAAGAGACTCAGAAGGCCCCCGGGAAGGAAACGGGGGCCGATTTCATGATGAAGGGCACGATTGCCACCATTCTCGATGAAGCCGATGGGACCAAAGCGGTCTTCTATCAGGTTGACCTTCAGATGATTGATTTGGAGAGTAATGCTAAGGTCTGGTATGGGCAAAAGAAGATCAAGAAGGTGGTCGAAAAGAAGCGCACAGTCTTTTAG